The following nucleotide sequence is from Drosophila kikkawai strain 14028-0561.14 chromosome 2L, DkikHiC1v2, whole genome shotgun sequence.
CCGGCTGGCAAGCCGGGAGCCCAAGCCTCTTCCTCTCATCGAAGCATCCACACTGGTAATGTGAGAGTAGAGGAGCTTGGAGATGCCGTAGCGCTTGAAAAGATCAGCTTCGCGCTCGATCTTGGAGAGCATAAGACAAATGCGGCCCCAGGTATTTTTTTCCATAACCTCCGCCTCCTGACGATGCTTCTCAATATCTTCAGGGAACTGGGCTCCAGCGAGAACTAAGCCTACCAATCGACCACCGTTGTCCTCGTCAAGGGCCACCAAGCAGGTGCCTTGGGCGATCATTGAAAGGTGATACTCGTCGTTCTCCTTCTCGTTCTGCAGGTGCATCGCCTCCCCACTGGATTGGCACAGAGGCTCTGAGGTAAAAAAGTCATCCGTCATGAATGCTTTCACTCTTGGATAATCGTCCTTGGTCATGATGCGTATGGTAACATTGTCCTGGGATGACATGATGGACTGATATTTAGCACTGTTTCTTTTGGCTGCCTAACGAAAACTTCCGAGACTACCTCAGCGACTTGGCTTTTATATTAGTTCCTTATCAGCTTCCTATAAAATACTGCTTACACGGTCAGCAATAATATTCGTAACAGAATTGAACGATTTTAAAAGTACCTTCTTATCTGCCTAAACTAGAggcaaataatacaaatattaaactaGTGTCTTATCAACACGGTTATTTCATGAATGAAGTGGCAGAAATAAAGTCATCCAGAAAATAAAGTGTATACACTAATAGGAAAAATACaaagttaaaagaaaaatatcattttcgaacattttataccctttaaataatttctgaAAGTGGCTTAGAGCTAAAAGTcctaaacaattttaatgagaTTAAAAATTCACCTCCACACATAGAGAAAAAGgtcttaaaaactattataaatatatataaaaaccaaaaataacctagtttaaattttcaaacataGAAAACAATAGAACAAATACTTTGTTAtgaaaaattctggaaaatctTTGTTCCCTTTTGGACACACCTACATTCAAAGGGTGGATTTTTTCAATGCGTTAATTAAAACATCCCCAAGGATCTTGGAACTAATTGCTGAATCCGGCCCTTTGGCAGTTTCCACTGATTGTgaatgttataaataaataaatgaaaaggcAACCagaaaaccaaaccaaagtCAACGTCAGGCTCAGCGACATgcataaattataagaaaGTGTTTCCCAGTTTGGCTTCTTTTTTTCATTGTAAAAAATGCTGAGCGTTAAAATTGCTTAAAAGAATAAAGGAAATTGGTGGCCAACGCActaattcaataatttatgCACATTTTAAATGCATGAAAGCACTGGCCAGAAAGTAAAGGATtctgaaaaaacaaaacaaaaaatacagtCCCCTAACGTTAAGCAAGATTATAAAAACACTATACTAATGCCAAATAATTTATTAGAATTCTGGAAACATATTTATGATGATATGAGAATGACGCTCATTAAGTTAGATCGCAGTTctcataattataaaaaatatctatcaaaataaaaatgcattaattagATTCCCAAACGTATAGTTGTCAGTATATGTTTATGCCTTCGACTGTACATTTggaatttcattaaaatccaAGTATGTATATTCGCCACAGGATCCTCATAAATATTTACGCGGCCTAAAAGGGCCAATGTGAGAAAAGTGAGGCTGGCAGCCGGGAACAGACGCACTTTTGACCGCCTCGATGTGCGTTTCAAATTGAGCGGATTAagtttaattacaatttttcgGTGATTCCTGGAGTGggtaacacacacacacacacatacacatatgcAGCCCTCACAAAGGACTCCCTGGCACTCGGCGGACGTGTGGGTGGGTGCAATGCATTTGTAAGGGTTGTTCCTTTGTCCCCTTTTCGGCGCGCGTAAATGAAAAGTAAACCTTTATGCAACGCTGCGGGCGGCATGCAATTTGCCAACGAGCCCGACGTACCCATTCAAGCCGCCCAGCCACCCGAACTACCCAAACCCACAGACACCCAGCCACCCAACCACCCCAAAGGgcccaaacaaaaaattcgtTGCGCACACGTGTTCAATGTGCAGCGCACGCCATGTCCTAGCAGCTCCTGTTGCGCCCCAGCGAAATGCTTATAATTGGATTTAGTTGTCGTTAAGTTTGGACTTGCTTATTGTTCGGCTCCGCAATATGCTAGCCGTCAGAAGACACAGTCCTTCTGTGTATTTTGATGTGGTTTTTAATGGCACGGCTCACTAAATCAAATATTCCCCCGCAAGAGCTTTCGTGTGAGGAGGAGTCAAGGGTGTTAGGGTGGTGCTCTtggttaattaaatttactgGGGTGCTGCTGAATGCTAAGGACTCAACCACGATCATAATGAATAGCAGACAAAATATGAGAGGCGGGCCACAGTAATATATGAATGTTTTATTACTgcaaaatcaaatattaaatgctaggatttaaaagcaaatgtatttaatatgTGTACGAAAaatgatgtttattttaattaattttaatttagagcAATTTTTAGATgcactttaattatttttttaataaggaAAATGGCGAAACGGACTTACCTTAACCCTAAACAAATGTTTGGGGTTTCGAGAGGCTTGTAAAAAAAGCctagtattttttaaatagtgTAATTACTCatgataattttaaaacattttttaaattaaactaatcGAAAACAAACCCCACCAAAATAGTTAAAGACACAGCTTGAATTTTCTGAAGATTATAGCTGCTGTGGTTGGGTTGCCATAATTACTTTTCAATGAGTGAGAAATCtacaaaacaaacagcaacGCATTTGGAAATTACAATTAGTTAAATTTTTGCCAAGAACAAAAAGCATTGCCTCGTTTTCGATGCAGCAGATTAACGTTCAAATGGCCAACGCAATTAGAGGGATAAAATTGCCAAATACTATGTGTGAATGTCTAATTGCGTGTGCGTGGAGACAGGTCTCGCGATGGCCAAATCACATCGTTAGCGTATGGTCAATAGCTTCTAGTATGTagtaacaatttaattaatttcataaaaaaaaaaaaagacacataagtttggcaaatatttatttggcaaaaaaaaaggaggctTAAATCAACAAACGAAATTAGTCACTTTatcaaaacattatttttcaAGCATTTAgttgttgattttttgtaaagtaattataacaaaaatagtaaataaactgtctctctctctctcatttcgtttgtttttgattattttttgcaaaactaattaaataaactatgAAAATGATATTTTGAAAGGGTTAAGTGCTCTTTTATAACTTGAATACTACAGATTGATTCAATGCCAGACTGATGGAATAAtcaacttaattaattatttaaacttttaaaattattttaataatttaatgacTTTAATAAACTCCAGGATTTTGAGAATAAAAGTACACAACAAAAtatcttgttttttaattaaaacttcaAAAAGACATCACGCTTTTCACTTTGTCATTCGCCTTAATGTCAATAATCGATATTGATTTAACTATTTGAAAATCTTTAActataaatatgcaaaatatataaCGAACggaaatacaatttattaaacCTTGTTTGTTTATGGCATATTATGGTCATTATTTTAATATCCACAAACCCATTTACACGCCTAGAGACAACGAGCACAAAGGCGACCGCCTCCCATTTTCAATCAATTGTCATTTGCATAAAATCAGCATTAAAATGGCGGCAACCTCCAGCCATTTTGCCGACCTCCCCtgtagaaattttaattaaaaacctgCCAGCTACAACGGAAAAAATTGCAACCGAACATGCACAACATTTTTTCTCATACGGCGACATGTAAAAACGGGTGCGGCCATCAGTATTGAGCTAAAAGCGAAAGTCACTAAATTTCAGAATGGAAAGCCAGCGAAACGGCACGTGGCAATAACTTTTCCAACGAGAAGTACTTGAAAAAGCGCATAAATTAAGTGCATAAAATTTGCCAGTGCCGAGGAGGGGATTTATGCAGGTTGCAGTTAGCCACAACACTTGCAGGTGAAAGCGGTTGAAGTGAAAGCGATCAAGATGGCCGACGCCATCGATTTGCATAAATgcaaattgtattattttttgtgagCAGAAATGAAAGCTTCAGGCGGCAAGGTCCTCACTTAACATGCGAAACAGATGCACTAATGAAGTAACTAGAAGGCGGGTCATCCAAGAGTAGGCGAGTTCCCAAGACGATTAAGATTATATCGAAAGTTACGCGCCTATCCAATTTTATGTTTGCTTTCGCAAAGGGGTATTTTGGATAGGAATTTCCTAAGTAACAGGCAGAAGAAAGCGATTCGGCAAACTAAGTAAACATATCCTTTAGTAGAAGCAACAGTTTCTTAATCTTATTCTATTCTATTTGTAGGGAGTCCCGATTGATAGCAAAGTTTGATGAAACCAACAGCACAAGCAACCTGCTGCTTGACTCTTGACAGAAACTATCTGCTTCGGATTTGGCATTCAGTCCTATCTTGAATTCCTCATacttattataaatacattacTTGATTTCCTGGTTACCTAAACTGAATCATAAGACTTAATTCAGATGCATTACTTGAGAATTCACTTAAGGATTAACCAGGCTTAGTAATGTTACGAATCAAATTGAACATTCCATTCAGATGCTTATGGCAAACTTTAATTCCAATTTCCATCCATCCCAGGGTGGCCTGTTACCGGAGTGCATTCGCCAAAGTCAATCAATACGTTTTGATATAGCAACTACTTCCGCCTGGTTGAACATTATTTCCTGCTCCGATAGCCCAAGAGAATTTCAGACGGTCCAACAGTGTCATGGCAACGTCAGCAGCAGCGCCCTAGGGGGAGCTCAAGCTGGAGCAGTTCTCTGCTTTGCGGATGCTGGATACTGATGCCGATACCGATGCCGATGCTGGGGCATTGCCATTTTATTTGCACGCGTCGCGATGTTAGGGGTTAAAATGCATGCACAGCAGCCAGCGGCCT
It contains:
- the LOC108082757 gene encoding arylalkylamine N-acetyltransferase-like 2, coding for MSSQDNVTIRIMTKDDYPRVKAFMTDDFFTSEPLCQSSGEAMHLQNEKENDEYHLSMIAQGTCLVALDEDNGGRLVGLVLAGAQFPEDIEKHRQEAEVMEKNTWGRICLMLSKIEREADLFKRYGISKLLYSHITSVDASMRGRGLGSRLASRLMDVGRSKGFPVMVAYCTSFYSARQKESLGMECVHSLVYADYKDDSGRPIFTPAAPHTKARVMAIKL